The Anaerosoma tenue genome has a window encoding:
- the ispG gene encoding flavodoxin-dependent (E)-4-hydroxy-3-methylbut-2-enyl-diphosphate synthase, with protein sequence MKRRQSTQVNVGTVPLGGDANVSVQSMTNTDTADAVTTLAQIRALEAEGCEIVRVAIPRADALEGFERICAESPLPVVADIHFDHRLAIEATHRGAAKLRINPGNIGDMARVDAVIDTAGAAGIPIRIGVNAGSLAREYQDLDMPLAEKLAASAVSFCEHFESRGFSDIVVSAKASSVLTTIDTYRLLAAQVPYPLHIGVTEAGTAFSGTIKSAVGLGVLLEEGIGDTLRVSLTAPPEEEVRVAWEILAALDIRRRGPELVSCPTCGRCQVDLVPIASEVDRRLRALDVPIKVAVMGCVVNGPGEARDADVGVAAGKGVGLVFRHGEPVRKVPEAEIVDALFEEIDSLG encoded by the coding sequence ATGAAGCGGCGACAGTCCACACAGGTGAACGTAGGCACGGTTCCGCTCGGCGGAGACGCCAACGTGAGCGTGCAGTCGATGACGAACACGGACACCGCCGACGCCGTGACCACACTGGCTCAGATCCGTGCGCTCGAGGCCGAGGGATGCGAGATCGTCCGGGTGGCGATACCCCGGGCCGACGCCCTCGAGGGTTTCGAGCGCATATGCGCCGAGAGTCCGTTGCCTGTGGTCGCCGACATCCACTTCGACCACCGTCTCGCCATCGAAGCCACGCACCGCGGAGCGGCGAAGCTGCGGATCAACCCCGGGAACATCGGCGACATGGCGCGTGTGGACGCCGTGATCGATACGGCGGGCGCGGCGGGCATCCCGATACGCATCGGTGTGAACGCCGGCAGCCTGGCACGGGAGTACCAGGATCTCGACATGCCTCTTGCCGAGAAGCTCGCCGCAAGCGCGGTCTCCTTCTGCGAGCACTTCGAGTCCCGCGGCTTCAGCGACATCGTCGTCTCCGCCAAGGCGTCCTCGGTGCTCACAACCATCGACACGTACCGGCTGCTCGCCGCACAGGTCCCATACCCGCTGCATATCGGTGTGACCGAGGCGGGCACAGCGTTCTCCGGCACCATCAAGTCGGCCGTGGGTCTCGGCGTGCTCCTCGAAGAGGGGATCGGCGACACGCTGCGCGTGTCCCTCACCGCGCCCCCTGAAGAGGAGGTACGCGTGGCATGGGAGATCCTCGCCGCGCTCGATATCAGAAGGCGTGGCCCGGAGCTCGTGTCATGCCCCACCTGCGGGCGATGCCAGGTCGATCTCGTCCCGATCGCCTCCGAGGTCGACCGCCGTCTCCGCGCACTGGATGTGCCGATCAAGGTCGCCGTCATGGGGTGCGTGGTCAACGGCCCGGGAGAAGCTCGTGACGCCGATGTGGGTGTTGCGGCCGGCAAGGGTGTCGGACTCGTGTTCAGACACGGGGAGCCCGTCCGTAAGGTCCCAGAAGCCGAGATCGTCGATGCGCTCTTCGAGGAGATCGACTCGCTCGGCTGA